The following proteins are encoded in a genomic region of Alnus glutinosa chromosome 8, dhAlnGlut1.1, whole genome shotgun sequence:
- the LOC133876454 gene encoding uncharacterized protein LOC133876454, which yields MLMQSSLPSSTEAALFFVSDHGKEDTLCDWMADTETFRIPNCDKHSHGQCRKAKSIIEGKEMADSPSSLNFPRSYAQPSTVSTISETCVPNFVYRRRKLQANSVTIFSPQAAANTKRSADCLSVISSDAPSVVAKEQLVGFQVEHESQTVGVPIKAPPLCIKEPHVLSSQSIDGCSVGEEHVSDAALKNIRQKVLEVDSINDSCSSSKSNMELVSASMMTEMDDPGECSSSSVMVMEVKGQDLSENDLCISILRSQGVFGGVLPTKTHDSAEDAGTSSGRSCSRSCKICGHSETTLNMLICDHCEEAFHVSCINPRTKKIPTDE from the coding sequence ATGTTGATGCAGAGTTCCCTTCCTAGTTCAACTGAAGCTGCTCTATTTTTTGTATCTGATCATGGTAAAGAAGATACCTTATGTGATTGGATGGCAGACACTGAAACTTTTCGGATTCCAAATTGTGATAAACACTCTCATGGACAGTGCAGAAAGGCTAAATCAATTATAGAAGGAAAAGAGATGGCTGATAGTCCAAGCTCCTTAAATTTTCCAAGGAGCTATGCGCAGCCATCAACTGTTAGCACAATATCTGAAACTTGTGTGCCAAATTTTGTATATAGGCGAAGGAAGCTACAGGCAAACTCAGTCACCATTTTTTCACCACAGGCTGCAGCAAACACAAAGAGAAGTGCTGATTGCCTTTCAGTCATAAGTTCTGATGCACCTTCTGTGGTAGCCAAGGAGCAACTTGTGGGCTTTCAGGTTGAGCATGAAAGTCAAACTGTTGGAGTGCCCATCAAGGCTCCTCCTTTATGCATAAAAGAACCCCATGTTTTAAGTTCACAATCTATCGATGGATGTTCAGTTGGGGAAGAGCATGTTTCTGATGCAGCACTCAAAAATATCAGGCAAAAAGTTTTAGAGGTGGACAGTATAAATGACAGTTgctcatcatcaaaatcaaatatggaacTTGTTTCAGCTTCCATGATGACTGAAATGGATGACCCTGGTGAGTGCTCCTCATCTAGTGTAATGGTGATGGAAGTCAAGGGGCAAGATctttcagaaaacgatttatgCATTTCTATACTTAGAAGCCAGGGGGTGTTTGGAGGAGTTTTGCCTACCAAAACTCATGATTCTGCTGAGGATGCAGGAACTAGTAGTGGAAGAAGCTGCTCCCGGTCATGCAAGATTTGCGGTCATTCAGAAACTACACTGAACATGCTTATTTGTGATCATTGTGAAGAAGCATTTCATGTTTCATGCATCAATCCCCGTACGAAGAAAATACCAACTGATGAATAG